From the genome of Nicotiana sylvestris chromosome 2, ASM39365v2, whole genome shotgun sequence, one region includes:
- the LOC104220914 gene encoding 26S proteasome non-ATPase regulatory subunit 4 homolog, whose translation MVLEATMICIDNSEWMRNGDYSPNRFQALADAVNLICGAKTQSNPENTVGILTMAGKGVRVLVTPTSDLGKILACMHGLEIGGEMNLAAGIQVAQLALKHRQNKKQQQRIIVFAGSPVKYDKKVLEMIGRKLKKNSVALDVVNFGENDDGKAEKLEALVAAVNNNESSHIIHVPAGPNALSDVLISTPIFTGDGEGGSGFAAAAAAAAAGGVSGFDFGVDPNLDPELALALRVSMEEERARQEAAAKKAADETATQEKGETSQDVTMAENVNAGTPEPENKATDLMEDENALLQQALAMSMDDASSNVATRDTDMSEAASEDQDLALALQLSVQDSTNDQSSQTDMSKLLADQSFVSSILASLPGVDPNDPSVKDLLASMQGQLEKKDEDTDKEQKEEKK comes from the exons ATGGTGCTCGAG GCGACAATGATCTGCATCGACAATTCGGAGTGGATGCGAAACGGTGATTACTCGCCCAATAGATTTCAAGCTCTAGCTGATGCAGTTAATCTCATCTGTGGAGCCAAAACCCAG TCTAATCCTGAGAATACAGTTGGAATTTTGACTATGGCCGGTAAAGGAGTTCGAGTGTTAGTCACTCCCACCAGCGATCTTGGAAAAATCTTAGCTTGCATGCACG GATTAGAGATAGGTGGTGAGATGAATTTGGCTGCTGGTATCCAGGTAGCCCAGTTAGCTTTGAAGCATCGGCAAAACAAAAAGCAACAACAAAGGATCATTGTTTTTGCTGGCAG CCCTGTGAAATACGACAAGAAGGTCTTGGAGATGATTGGGAGAAAGTTAAAGAAGAATAGTGTAGCTCTTGATGTCGTTAATTTTGGTGAAAATGATGATGGGAAAGCTGAGAAGCTAGAGGCGCTAGTTGCTGCGGTTAATAACAACGAGAGCAGTCACATCATTCATGTTCCTGCTGGTCCTAATGCTCTCTCTGATGTGCTTATAAG TACTCCTATTTTCACTGGTGATGGTGAGGGTGGAAGTGGATTTGCAGCAGCAGCTGCAGCGGCTGCCGCTGGTGGAGTGTCTGGGTTTGACTTTGGTGTAGATCCTAATTTGGATCCTGAACTTGCTCTAGCACTCCGAGTTTCAATGGAGGAGGAAAGGGCGAGGCAAGAAGCAGCTGCAAAGAAGGCTGCAGACGAAACTGCTACACAAGAGAAAGGAGAAACTTCCCAGGATGTTACTATGGCTGAAAATGTCAATGCTGGAACTCCTGAACCCGAAAACAAGGCAACTGATCTGATG GAAGATGAGAATGCCTTGTTACAGCAAGCCCTTGCAATGTCGATGGATGATGCTTCCTCTAATGTTGCTACACGAGACACTGATATGTCGGAAGCGGCTTCTGAAGATCAAGACTTGGCACTTG CTCTTCAATTGTCTGTGCAGGACAGCACAAATGATCAGTCAAGTCAGACAGATATGAGTAAGCTGTTGGCAGATCAATCTTTTGTGTCATCAATCCTTGCCTCA CTTCCAGGCGTTGATCCAAATGATCCCTCAGTTAAAGATTTGCTTGCTTCCATGCAAGGCCAGTTGGAG AAGAAGGACGAGGACACGGACAAGGAACAGAAAGAAGAGAAGAAGTAA